The sequence AGGGGGCTTAGTGTTGGGGCTGGGGACGGCAGgctggggtgggagggtggCGGGGACATGGACAGGCTGGTCTGGCTCAGGCTCCTGGTGTGCTATGGGTAGAGCGTGCTTGAGTGTGCGGGTAGGCAGCGGGAGAAGCACCTCCATGTTGGAGTAGAGCAGGTCCAAGCCTCTGCTCCCTGCTTCAGCCAGCAGCTCCCAGCAGAGTGGGCTCGCAgactcacactgcacacagagaTGATCTCAGATCAGCCTTACAGTAGATTTAATTACAACATTGACAGTGTGACTCAACTCAACAACTAGACATCAAACAATATTATTGTTGCATTATAAAGAAAAAGACAGCGCTGCTccccacagaaacacaattCAGGTTTTTGCAGGACCCTTCCCAGTGGCCCACCTTGATGAAGTCGAACAGGTTCCCCTGCGGCTGGACGTTGAGGAGGCCGAGGAGACTGGCGGTGCAGCTGGCCTCACAGGGGGGCACGTCAGGCTTCCCATCCTGGTCAGCGGCTGCCCCACTCCCACTGGCCTGCAGTGACTCGGTGGCTGATGCTGTTCACAACCACAGCACATGGGAACAAGGTGCGTACAGACGTGACCAACACATTCACAATGATATCCAACATAAAGTCTGCAGGAATGGTAACTATAGCAGGCCATATGTGCAGTAAATTAAAACTGAGTGTACAGGTCTATTTCATAAACACTATACACAAGAGCCCTCTAGTGGTATTACATAGAGACCTCATCCCCATCCAGTTCCAGCAGTcctacaactacagctctaACAAGTACTGTAgtgtagctatgtcagttatcggacagtttgttaaacatcggccattctatTAAATGAAACAATCGacatgcacaagtatacatacatttaataatggattaacatgacaacgcaaacgtttgccaataacacacgcatgccggtaattaactcCGTTACGATAAGTGTGTTAATCCATGTGTAAATATGCATCTGGGCTGGGACGGGGCGCTGgggtgtgtgtacctgtgtgtggggCTCCTGCTCCGCTGCGGATCCAGcactgcagctgcagcaggctCCTCCTCACGTCTCCTCCGTTGCAGCGCAGCAGAGACGCCACGTCCTCCGCCTCTACGCGCACGCTCTCCGCCAGGCACAGCAGCCGCAGGTAGCTGCTCACGCtctcctacaaacacacatgaagtgAGAcacgcaggcgcacacacacgcacctttaAGCACTGAAGGTAGGAATAAGAGCACACGGTCGGATTCCAAATCTGCCTTACCACGGAGGGAGTCTCAAAGTGGATCTCGTCAAGGTAGCCGTCAAATGAGGTCCTAAAGGAAGGATCtatattacacacaaacagacatggacAACAGATCATGAATACAGACGGAATCAAATCCAACCCAACAGTACACCAAGGATAAACTGTAGAAATGTTTCAtagaacaacacacaccactggtggTGAGGATGACGGGCCTCTTGGTGGTGGTCATGAAGGTCTTGATGGCGGCCAGGAAGCCAGAGTCGTCGTCAAAGATGACGTCCACCTCTTCAAACAGGATGAGCGATGTGGCCGTTCTCTTGCCCTGCTCGTCGCCCGGGGCCTTGCCCACAGgtggtggtgctgatgctggtgttggtggtgttgctgctggtgatgatgatgagggtgcTGGCGCTGGGGTTCCAGACAGATCCTCAGTCTTACAGGAAGACTCCTTGGCCTTGGCTCTCTTGCGAGGGCTCTTAGAGACTGTGAGGAACAGGACAGGAAAAGGCAGCGAATTCACTGAGGGGGACTCAAAGTACAGCGCAATGTTTAACAAGCTCAAACTTTAGCATTATTAGCACCATGCTAACAGTTGAACTACAGGTGCAAAAAATGGCAGGGGGCAACCAGCCCCTACCAGCAGTATGCTGGTAGGTACAGATTTTTTTATTAAGGATGACAGGAATTGGAATTTTTACCTGGCTGTGGCTTTTTGGCGTTTGCTTCAGCAGCCTCTTTAGGAGGAGCCTTGCCGCCCATTTTGAAGAAGTTGGCCAGGGAGGTGGGGGCCAGTGAGCCCCGCTTGGAGGGCCCCCCCCGTGGAGACTGGGGAGGCTTGTGTGGTGAGGAGACGACCCGCCTGGGAGATTTGACCTTGCCTGGTAGTTCAGAGAGTAAAACACAGATCTTCACTGATCTCTTTATGGTATAAAAGGGGAATAATGTGAGTCTTTTTCTAATCAATGCATTTACATGTCAATAAAACCAGTCAAAACAACTTCTCATTAGAGCTTGCAGAAACCCTGTCCAATGAATTAATACAAAAATGTCTTTGAGAGCATGCAGACACAGTCATGATGCGATCTTAACATTCtgattaaaggtgtagtccttgTTGCTGGCAAAATATTGTtaatatttgaactcaacagccaatcaaatacacccttCCCTTCAGAGTTCCTGAAGCAATTTGGAGCATGAGTGGCCCTCATTGATTGGCTAGAATAACGCATTACTTAGGCCAAGCCACTTTGTTTATGCCccctttacagagccaggactgtgcacaaacataGGAGGGGAacttcactgaatttgacaaaaaggaatgaaatgagagtggggagagaagtAAGCATGTGGGACAGAAGTTAACATGGTGGCAGAGAAGTAAGCATGTGGGAGAGAAGGAAGCACGCTGGGAGAGAAGTAAGCATGTGGGAGAGAAGTAAACATGTGGGAGAGAAGTAAACATGTGGGAGAGGCGAGCCTGTACTCACGGGGGGATGAGCCTGGTCTGGAGCCGCTCCCTCCACCACCGCCGCTGTAGCTGCTGAAGAAAGCGGGCTTGTGGGCGTTCACTCCCTGGATGTCCACCTGGTGCGACTGCGTGGCCTCCTTCAGCTGGGACAGGATCTGACGGCCGCTGCGCTGGGACGAGCAGTTCACCTCAAACACCTGGAGACAGGGGACAGGAGGACAATCACATACTGAAACAGCACCTCCAGAGGGCGTCTGTGTTAATACAATCTGGAATCACACAGTTTAGTAAAAGAACCAGTGGTGCAAGTCTGAACCCAAATCCCAGATGACTGTGCACACTGTGGCTGTTCCTTCTGTTTACATGGAGATGGCACTGACCTTGAAGCCCAGCTCCTGGGCACAGGCATACACAGCGGCCGTTTTGCCCACTCCGGTAGGGCCGCTGATCAGCAGTGTGTTACACAGCAGGTCCTCTTCCAAGGTCTCATCACACTCACTGACCCAGGAGtctgcagacgcacacacacacacggtaaatGTCAAATGTGCCCACACATATAAACTCTGTTTACTCTGCACTCAATAGAAACAATCctaaccacacactcacacatgtgcacatccATGCAACAGACTACATGTACAGGTGCACACTTGGGTCCTCACCGTTACagtcctcctcctgcttcttctcctgctgcttcttcctctcctcacggTCCGCCCTCAGCTTCCACTCTCTTAGCCAGCTGACGAGGGACACAGCAGGAATACCAtttcaatgcaaacacacacacacacacacaaagccactgagttgatgtgtgtaatttgtgtcTGTACCTGTGCAATCTCCTGATTGACAGCATGTTGCCGATCACGTCGCTGGAGTGCTGAGGCTGATACTTCTCTGTCCACATCACGTCCTCTCTCGCCGCGTCTACAACACAACCACCGACAGACAACCATCagccctccaccaccacactcATCTCAAAGCTGCTGTGCCTGTCTACAATCCCCATAGTGCCTAACTGCATGTTAATGCCACAGACCAACAGGAACCCTGTCTGGCCCACAATGCAGTGAACTGAACCGTTACCCCACAGATACAGAGGAAATGTGCATGGCACCTCATCTGTAGAACTCACTTTGGGAGGATGGAACAAAACAATCACTGAAAGCAGGTAATGCCACTAATACTGCCTGCTGTTCTCTGAAATTGGCTCCCACAATCCTGTTGAGACACATCAACTCAGGCACTGCTGTGCTGTTCCACTCACCCTCAGGGCTTGTGTGCTCAGAGGGCGACGGGCTGTCCAGCACAATCACGTCATCCTTCTGAGGGACAGCGGGTGTAGACACCACCTCAGCTTTGGGCTCCTCTCCCGACCCCTCGTGCTGCTGTCTGCGCGTCCGGCCCCGGGCCCCTCTACCCCTCCTAGGGGGCTCTGGGGTGTTGTCCGGGATGATGATTGTCTCAGGCTCTTTCTGGCTGGCACGTCGCTTCTTGGGCACCTTCTCCGCCGcggccgcctcctcctctcgcTTCCTCTTGCCTCCCACTGGCTGTGGGCAGCTGGACCCAGACGCCTCCTGAGGAACACCATCtgcctctgaacacacacacaaacacacacagcataagaATCACTCCATACATATCAGCAAATTACACCATATACATGGAAGTAAACTAAATGCACCTTTGTTGCCACCTGTTGGAATAAAACCTGAATCACAGAgagaataatacaaaataaaaaataaaaaataaataaataaataaataaagcacatGAGTGTGTCTCCTGGGCTCACCTGGGACAGTGGCCTTCAGGAGGTGCTCTGCTCGTCTCCTCAGCAGTTGGGCGAAGATCCTATGGGTGGGGAAGGAGGGGTTGGATGTGCCGatctcctccagcagccagcgCCGCACCGGCTCAGAGAAGTCCTCCCTCCAGCCAGACACAGACTGAGTGGAAGACCCAGAGAAGTGGTCAGGCTTACAGCTTGCTGCTATTACCAACACTACCACAACGAACTACCAACCTACCTAATGATTTACTATTACTACCACTGTTGATGCCCCACACTTAGTAACAGACAACAATTCAACACCTTTTCATGGCTTCACAATGATCCATTTCCATTACATTTGTCAAGTTGTCTCTCATCTTTAAGAAATGTTACCTTTGACACATTGGTatcaaatacaatacaaacacctTCATTCGACcacattcatttttcattctgCACTTCTTGAGACACTTTCAGTGCTAAGTGCACCAGCTCACCtgctctctgcagctcctgtgcgCAGGAACGATGGTGAGGCCGACTGGCCCCACAGCAGCCGGGGCAGGCCTGTCCACCTGAGCACCAGCCTCCTTCACACAGCTCAGACGGGGACACGCCGGCCACGGCAGACCCCACAGGGAACAGCCTGGAGGCACAAGGGTTCAGAGCAATGAAAGGCacgtcacacaacaccacaTGCTGCCGTGGCTTCATCTTTGGGTCCGTTTACATGAGCAGAACTGAAATTGAAGTATGCTAAAAATAAACGCTGAGGAAAGCATTGGAGACAGAGCGGGGctcagaggaagagatggaaggagagaaacaaaggAGTGACAAGAGGGAGTTACCCTCGGGTCTCTGCAGCACGTGCTCCACTCTCTGGAAGGAGGCGCAGGAGAGCGTGTAGGCCTCGCGGCTGGCGGCCGTCTTGGCGATCTGCTTCTTGAACGACTCAGGCAGGCCGCTCTTCAGGAAGTCCCGGCGCGCCCGGAACTGCTCGTCATCCAGGGAAGTCTCCGAGGCGTCGTGACtggagcgagagcgagagcacaCAAGTTCAGACCATCTCACGTGAGGGGAAAACATTCCAACAGCCCCACTTAAAACTGATCTTCACTGTGGTTGCAAAAAAATCTTAAGTCAATTCCCCCCATTAACAGCAATAAttattcagagacagagaggcatccCAAGATCTCACACACCGACTGACTCTTGATAAGAGTACTGTTATCTCTTTATTTACGGGGATGTCTCACTCTCCAGACATGGTGGCATAGCAAAGGCGAATTTTAAGTCATCTCACAGTCCCTTACCTGCTGTCATCAAATATGGAGATGACTGCTGACGACCTCTGAGCCTTCTTCCCCAGGAACACAGGGGCCACTTTAGATCCTGTCACTAGGGAGAATGCAACATTGGGTTTAGGTTCTACTTAGAAAGGAACAAACAGTAAACCACATGTTTTTcttcatcactcactctcttactctaATGCGCACTCAAACATAGCGTTGTAGCCGCGTGTATAGTGTATACAATGTAGCCGTGTGTAAAGTGAATACAGTGTAGCCGTGTGTAAAGTGAATACAGTGTAGCCGTGTGTAAAGTGAATACAGTGTAGCCGTGTGTAAAGTGAATACggtgtagctgtgtgtgaagtgaatacagtgtagctgtgtgtaaagTGAATACAGTGTAGCCGTGTTTCAAGTGAATACAGTGTAGCCGTGTGTCAAGTGAATACAGTGTAGCCGTGTGTCAAGTGAATATGTGCCGTTACCTGCAAGCGTTTTGGTCCCCTTGGTCCCAGGtgtatttttccccaaaacgtCATTTAGGCTGCGGACCTTCTTCTGTTTTTTGGCTTTAGTGTCTTCTGATTTCACAGTTGAGCTGCCAtcaccttcctccagacataTTACTGAGTcctgaaacacaaaacacacacacacaagccattaaacacacacactacagagacCTGAAATACAGGTAACAAGCAGTAAAATACAAGTCATGAACTCCTGGTCAAACCTACAAATGGTGATTGAAATGACAATGGTTGGTATGAGGGTGTATTTCTGAccccatctgtgtgtgctgcctcGGGCTCGCAGTAGTTCTTCTTGGCAGTGTCCTGACGGCGCGAGGACCGTCGCGGAGGTGCATTCTCTTCTGCGGCTGCCTGCCTGCTTTGCTGAAAGGCTCTGGCCTTCTGCACCAGCTTCTGggctttcctcctcttcttggaGTCCTGTCCAATcacggtggagagagagagttgaagagCACTGCCCTGAGTATATGGGCTTGGTATGCAAAAACTTCCAAAATGCTCTGTCTATCTAACAGATATCAGCAACAAAACGCCTACCTCTTTTATCAGTGGACTCAAAATCTCAAATTCACTCATCTCTCCAGGGCTTGGAAACACACGGGTAAATTtcattctgaaaaaaaaaaaatgttgagtgATAGAATAATAGAATAATCAGATTATTCCTAAATAGTTGCAAGAAATTAGTATTGAAAGACAGTGACATCATATTAaacagcagagaagagaagcaaaTCACCTGATTGGGCTTCCTTGGTCATCTGGAGGTACTAGCATGTGGGACCTGTATACACGTTGTTTGGGGCggtgtgttttgggtgtgcTGACCGGACTGGGGAGACCCTGAGGTTTACTAGAACTCTGCGTGTGTTTGGGCTCCGACTCTCcgtttgtgtttgactgtgatgagggtgtgagtgagacTGGGGTGCTCTGCTTGCGTGTAGGCTCTCGGGGGGACCTCCTCCTGGTCTCTGTGGGCGTGCTGGCGGGTGCCGGTGTGCTGGTGGGTTGGTCTGTGCCGGGCTGGCTGTCCCCATCCTCAGCTGCCGGAGGAGCCTCTGCCTGTGCAGGGGGAGCGGCTGGAGGAGTGGGCTCCTCGGGGATGGTTCTCTGGTCCTTTTTTGGTCTCCCACGCTTTCTTTTCCCGGCCACTTTTGGAGCAGCACCTTTCAGCTCCACTGGCTTGGGGTCAGCCTCCACCATCTCCACCTctgccaccttcaccttcaccttcgccttcccctcctcctcctcctcctcctccttctccccttcaTCCCCGTTAGCCAGATCGTCTTTCTCGGAcggctgctgcttctgcttgcCGGCTTTGCCCTTGGCTGTGTCCTGGGGGGTGGGCCGCTTGAAGGCGTTCATGAACTGCTTTCGCTCTGCCTGGCTGCACTTGGGCACGTTGGCGGCGGCGGCACTGGGAGAGGATCCATCCTCCAGCACAGCCAGCTCCAGgtcctcctcctgcagcactACATTGGACCTCCTCAGGGGGGTCGGGTGTGGCTCGGAGTTCGCCTGCGGCTGGGGAGAGGCCGCGAACTTGTCCTTTGTCCTGCGGCAGGCGGTGAAAATGGAGGCCACCTTACGATCCGAGGCATGGGAGAGGTCCTGGTCGGGTGAGATGGGGTGTACCTCCGCCTGGACGGTCAGAGTGCGAGGAGACACCTGGGTGGGAGGCTGGTCGCCCCCCTCTTCAAAAGGGTTGATGACGCTCAGCCTATCGGTGGCCTGGTCACCTGGTGGTGGAGTAGGTCCCGTTCCACCtgcctctgtcttttttttttcttcttcttcttcctcctccacctcctcctcctcctccacctcctcctcctcctcctgctgctgctgcttccgtGCTGCCACCTTTGGGCTTTGACTCTTTAGGAAGTCCGCAAAGGAGACGGTCACAGTGCTGAGGTTCTGCTGGGACTCTACATCTGCATTTGCCTCTGAGCCGGTCTCACATGACGGTGAAGATGGCAACCGCTGCTCGGAGCACTCCTGCACCTCCGGAGCGTCGTGCTGCACCGCGTCAGCCTTTCCTCCTCTGCCATTCTTTCTCACGGTCCTGCCTCTCATTCCCTTCTCCTCAGGGGTGGAACTCACAAGACGACCAGCGCCGTCCTGCTTTGGGTCCGTCCTCACAGAGGGAACGCCACTTTCTGAAGTTTCCTTTAGAATTTTATCCTGATTGGAGTTTGCGGTTACATCGTCTGTGCAGTCGCTTTCATAAACCTTCTCATCCGCTCCCACAGTCTGACCACTGTTTTGAGTGGACGAGGCTGTGCTGCCTGTGCCCTCTGCAGTCTCCACAGACACAGGGGCATCGGCTGGCTGGTTCTCTGACTGAGTTGTGCTCTCAACCACCACAACATCATCCTCATCAGCCACAGGAGGGTTCATCACCAGAGCCTTTTTTGCAGGTCTTCCCACTTTCCTTCCAGGCTTTTTAGACGGGGGCTTGCCTCGTTTTGCAGCGTGGTCAGCACCGGCGAGAGCTTCCACGGGATGGAGCTCATTCTCTTTGGACTGATGAGGCGGGCTGGCGACTTTGGTGGCGGGAGGGGTCTTCTTGAAGTAGTCCGTGATGCTGGAGCGAGGTGGTGAGAAGGGTTTCTCCATCGTCTTGGCTACTGGCGTGAAGTAATTGGTGATTGTCTTGACTCCTGGGGCGTCACTGTCTTTTTTGCGTTTCTTGCATGGCTAAGGTAGAGAGTCAACGTTAAATCagtttgtttacacacacaggtaacaacACTTATGCAGCCTTGTTGGAAAGCATATCATCGTAGTTAAACATACATTAGATTATGTCACTGAATAACTACAGCAAGTTACCTGAATTTCAAAGTCTTCAATGACAGATGCCATTGCGATGACGCCTGCCATTATTATTGTGGCGTCCGCCGGCCCCAAACCTAGAAAGACAGTGGACAGTTCACTCGTTACCACACTGTAAGTTACTCTGTCGTCAGCCACCTggcttgccaagttagccatTTATGGAGTAACATTAGGTCAACGTGTCTTAACGGTATTAAAACGTCAACTTGTATGCAACAAAGCGAGATTGATGTGTTTTGCCTCCAGTAAATTAAGCAGACTGAGGGATTACCAGTAAACAATGTCGTACATTAAACGTAATTCTACTCACTACATTGACAGACAAAAAGTGACTCACCTAATTTGTGTGTCGTATCATGCAAGCCGCGAATCTTCCAACGTTAAGTCCAGTAATATCGAATGACTCCAGGACAGCGTAAGCATACTATATATATTAAAGAAGAAAACTTCACTATTTGAGCTACTGAAGCATAAAAACACCCCACTAGCGCCACTCAACCATCTTGCTAACTGGTAAACAGCTGGCTAATGTTAAGTTAGTTAGCAAGCCAACTGATACTTCGCGAGACAGAAACAACAAACCAAAGTCTATAACCCCGTCCATTTGCTACTTTCTTATATACCTATTCTTCAAAAACAACATGGTTATAAAATGGTAGTGTAAAAAAATAACTTAACCGAACTGATATGCTGGTTAAATAGCACCTATGTTTGGCTGGCTTTGCTAGCGagctttttctttaaaaaacccGCGTTGTGGTAAATAGGTTCCTCTCTGTGGCAAATGGCGCCAAGTGTCATCAACCTTTACCCAAGCTGGTTTGACCAATCATAGAGCCACCGTGGTCTGACGCCACGGTTTGCGTCTGCCGACAGCGTCTACCGCAGCCATGAACCATAGACAGAGGAACCGTAGTCCAAGCAAATAGACATCTGCTGCCATCTGCTGGATATAAATGGAACAATTTATATGCTGTGAGAGTTGAGATCAATCTAGTggtaataaaaacaacaacaataataatttgtttattattatttatagagCACTTTTCCAAATCCATGTTACAAAGTGCTTCACAGGGGCAGCAAATCAAATCAGGCATAAAATCATGAggttttaaaagaaaacaaataaaaacaaataggtTTATAAAAACCAATACAGTGGTCCACCAATACAGAGTATAGACATTTCGTAAAGGAAATAAATGACAATTCGAAGGAACTCTCCTttaaaagtgtgttttaagaaaGGACTTGAAGGAAGTAATTGACTCAGCTAACCTGATTTTCTAGTCAGATCAGATCGTTCCAGAGCCCTGGGGTCCTGACTGCAAATGCTCTGTCCCCTTTAGATTTCAGTCGAGCCTCTGGAACAGACAAAATACCTCTGCTTGAGGATCTCAAAGTACGTACCGGTGTGTACTGGTCTAAGAGGTCACAGATATACAGTAGATCTTGCTAGAAGAGAGGTCACGAAGAGCCTTACAAGTAATGAATATCATCTTAAAATGTTGTTTTGGTGAGAAGCCTGAAGCTGATTAAAGAGATCTTTGGTTCCTGCAGGTAAAAAGGCTATTGCAGTAATGCAGGCGTGATGAGATGAAGGTGTGTAAAatgttctctgtgtctttaaaagttaaCATAGATCTTATTTTTGAAATATTTCTAAGATGATAAAAACATGATTGCACAAGCTTTGTGATATGCTGGTCAAAACATAGATTACTGTCAAACCTTGACGCCTAGATTTGTTTTGCAACAGGCTTGATATGGTCCACTAGGGAAACAGCAGATGGCAGAATTAGTTCTGCACTAGCTCTGCCACGTGCTGGGACCCAATGAC is a genomic window of Clupea harengus chromosome 1, Ch_v2.0.2, whole genome shotgun sequence containing:
- the atad5a gene encoding ATPase family AAA domain-containing protein 5 isoform X1, whose amino-acid sequence is MAGVIAMASVIEDFEIQPCKKRKKDSDAPGVKTITNYFTPVAKTMEKPFSPPRSSITDYFKKTPPATKVASPPHQSKENELHPVEALAGADHAAKRGKPPSKKPGRKVGRPAKKALVMNPPVADEDDVVVVESTTQSENQPADAPVSVETAEGTGSTASSTQNSGQTVGADEKVYESDCTDDVTANSNQDKILKETSESGVPSVRTDPKQDGAGRLVSSTPEEKGMRGRTVRKNGRGGKADAVQHDAPEVQECSEQRLPSSPSCETGSEANADVESQQNLSTVTVSFADFLKSQSPKVAARKQQQQEEEEEVEEEEEVEEEEEEEKKKTEAGGTGPTPPPGDQATDRLSVINPFEEGGDQPPTQVSPRTLTVQAEVHPISPDQDLSHASDRKVASIFTACRRTKDKFAASPQPQANSEPHPTPLRRSNVVLQEEDLELAVLEDGSSPSAAAANVPKCSQAERKQFMNAFKRPTPQDTAKGKAGKQKQQPSEKDDLANGDEGEKEEEEEEEGKAKVKVKVAEVEMVEADPKPVELKGAAPKVAGKRKRGRPKKDQRTIPEEPTPPAAPPAQAEAPPAAEDGDSQPGTDQPTSTPAPASTPTETRRRSPREPTRKQSTPVSLTPSSQSNTNGESEPKHTQSSSKPQGLPSPVSTPKTHRPKQRVYRSHMLVPPDDQGSPIRMKFTRVFPSPGEMSEFEILSPLIKEDSKKRRKAQKLVQKARAFQQSRQAAAEENAPPRRSSRRQDTAKKNYCEPEAAHTDGVRNTPSYQPLSFQSPFDSVICLEEGDGSSTVKSEDTKAKKQKKVRSLNDVLGKNTPGTKGTKTLAVTGSKVAPVFLGKKAQRSSAVISIFDDSSHDASETSLDDEQFRARRDFLKSGLPESFKKQIAKTAASREAYTLSCASFQRVEHVLQRPEGCSLWGLPWPACPRLSCVKEAGAQVDRPAPAAVGPVGLTIVPAHRSCREQSVSGWREDFSEPVRRWLLEEIGTSNPSFPTHRIFAQLLRRRAEHLLKATVPEADGVPQEASGSSCPQPVGGKRKREEEAAAAEKVPKKRRASQKEPETIIIPDNTPEPPRRGRGARGRTRRQQHEGSGEEPKAEVVSTPAVPQKDDVIVLDSPSPSEHTSPEDAAREDVMWTEKYQPQHSSDVIGNMLSIRRLHSWLREWKLRADREERKKQQEKKQEEDCNDSWVSECDETLEEDLLCNTLLISGPTGVGKTAAVYACAQELGFKVFEVNCSSQRSGRQILSQLKEATQSHQVDIQGVNAHKPAFFSSYSGGGGGSGSRPGSSPRKVKSPRRVVSSPHKPPQSPRGGPSKRGSLAPTSLANFFKMGGKAPPKEAAEANAKKPQPVSKSPRKRAKAKESSCKTEDLSGTPAPAPSSSSPAATPPTPASAPPPVGKAPGDEQGKRTATSLILFEEVDVIFDDDSGFLAAIKTFMTTTKRPVILTTSDPSFRTSFDGYLDEIHFETPSVESVSSYLRLLCLAESVRVEAEDVASLLRCNGGDVRRSLLQLQCWIRSGAGAPHTASATESLQASGSGAAADQDGKPDVPPCEASCTASLLGLLNVQPQGNLFDFIKCESASPLCWELLAEAGSRGLDLLYSNMEVLLPLPTRTLKHALPIAHQEPEPDQPVHVPATLPPQPAVPSPNTKPPLLAEMEDEASPLKVSSRMRQKKHLRPDAKDPFQSDSDSDDGFLSLPRPTAALGSSAKELKEEQLLTRPVTERRKKVELTEAERKRSVPVSLALGAMAEFLEHMSALDSSLLHPASRAAEGACVQAAEYGWARAEIRSGLTDEPRLVAGHRAAEEQAREIRAAMESLSFRRCRAGVEQALEAAQALGEEGVRRVALEEITLPVAPHRQAFSITPDSTLCQPGLLQHRCELMRSVCSSRVSPSSRTATALDILPALRAICRSEQLKEQGKVKRRFLHYLEGINLGVPKRTLQLLATDFP
- the atad5a gene encoding ATPase family AAA domain-containing protein 5 isoform X2; the protein is MAGVIAMASVIEDFEIQPCKKRKKDSDAPGVKTITNYFTPVAKTMEKPFSPPRSSITDYFKKTPPATKVASPPHQSKENELHPVEALAGADHAAKRGKPPSKKPGRKVGRPAKKALVMNPPVADEDDVVVVESTTQSENQPADAPVSVETAEGTGSTASSTQNSGQTVGADEKVYESDCTDDVTANSNQDKILKETSESGVPSVRTDPKQDGAGRLVSSTPEEKGMRGRTVRKNGRGGKADAVQHDAPEVQECSEQRLPSSPSCETGSEANADVESQQNLSTVTVSFADFLKSQSPKVAARKQQQQEEEEEVEEEEEVEEEEEEEKKKTEAGGTGPTPPPGDQATDRLSVINPFEEGGDQPPTQVSPRTLTVQAEVHPISPDQDLSHASDRKVASIFTACRRTKDKFAASPQPQANSEPHPTPLRRSNVVLQEEDLELAVLEDGSSPSAAAANVPKCSQAERKQFMNAFKRPTPQDTAKGKAGKQKQQPSEKDDLANGDEGEKEEEEEEEGKAKVKVKVAEVEMVEADPKPVELKGAAPKVAGKRKRGRPKKDQRTIPEEPTPPAAPPAQAEAPPAAEDGDSQPGTDQPTSTPAPASTPTETRRRSPREPTRKQSTPVSLTPSSQSNTNGESEPKHTQSSSKPQGLPSPVSTPKTHRPKQRVYRSHMLVPPDDQGSPIRMKFTRVFPSPGEMSEFEILSPLIKEDSKKRRKAQKLVQKARAFQQSRQAAAEENAPPRRSSRRQDTAKKNYCEPEAAHTDGDSVICLEEGDGSSTVKSEDTKAKKQKKVRSLNDVLGKNTPGTKGTKTLAVTGSKVAPVFLGKKAQRSSAVISIFDDSSHDASETSLDDEQFRARRDFLKSGLPESFKKQIAKTAASREAYTLSCASFQRVEHVLQRPEGCSLWGLPWPACPRLSCVKEAGAQVDRPAPAAVGPVGLTIVPAHRSCREQSVSGWREDFSEPVRRWLLEEIGTSNPSFPTHRIFAQLLRRRAEHLLKATVPEADGVPQEASGSSCPQPVGGKRKREEEAAAAEKVPKKRRASQKEPETIIIPDNTPEPPRRGRGARGRTRRQQHEGSGEEPKAEVVSTPAVPQKDDVIVLDSPSPSEHTSPEDAAREDVMWTEKYQPQHSSDVIGNMLSIRRLHSWLREWKLRADREERKKQQEKKQEEDCNDSWVSECDETLEEDLLCNTLLISGPTGVGKTAAVYACAQELGFKVFEVNCSSQRSGRQILSQLKEATQSHQVDIQGVNAHKPAFFSSYSGGGGGSGSRPGSSPRKVKSPRRVVSSPHKPPQSPRGGPSKRGSLAPTSLANFFKMGGKAPPKEAAEANAKKPQPVSKSPRKRAKAKESSCKTEDLSGTPAPAPSSSSPAATPPTPASAPPPVGKAPGDEQGKRTATSLILFEEVDVIFDDDSGFLAAIKTFMTTTKRPVILTTSDPSFRTSFDGYLDEIHFETPSVESVSSYLRLLCLAESVRVEAEDVASLLRCNGGDVRRSLLQLQCWIRSGAGAPHTASATESLQASGSGAAADQDGKPDVPPCEASCTASLLGLLNVQPQGNLFDFIKCESASPLCWELLAEAGSRGLDLLYSNMEVLLPLPTRTLKHALPIAHQEPEPDQPVHVPATLPPQPAVPSPNTKPPLLAEMEDEASPLKVSSRMRQKKHLRPDAKDPFQSDSDSDDGFLSLPRPTAALGSSAKELKEEQLLTRPVTERRKKVELTEAERKRSVPVSLALGAMAEFLEHMSALDSSLLHPASRAAEGACVQAAEYGWARAEIRSGLTDEPRLVAGHRAAEEQAREIRAAMESLSFRRCRAGVEQALEAAQALGEEGVRRVALEEITLPVAPHRQAFSITPDSTLCQPGLLQHRCELMRSVCSSRVSPSSRTATALDILPALRAICRSEQLKEQGKVKRRFLHYLEGINLGVPKRTLQLLATDFP